In Deinococcus sp. Leaf326, a genomic segment contains:
- a CDS encoding type II secretion system protein J, with protein sequence MRHPPDKTRGFTLIEVLVAIALLAGLFYSVGPLLTRSTQANRQTVLAAGANSSITRLGEQIAQDIRGGETLLASASVNSLDMYKLRQEIVFDLNRGHDRYQGKTLHILNNAFASYVGKDVMIVGSQGEYMPTRVVSSTPDGTGSVVEFSCNMNMPGGITAFTYGQLKLEKTAQGLVRTKTDNGVSAAQVVATNVDKLVFEPTYGAAAGRFTATAKAPAPRLSNQKLDGVNYAITSSDEQPVMAAGYVQLGLPGIYPWPCNANPVAPPNNLGKLGLNVTLNEELVGPATLRPRVYVRGPGLSTTKTTFGAQVYDKIAAGTYIGSADPITVGNIIYDPRVARSPAKIGNGLQETIFVDYTVRKGRVVVQVSGLPTPPPASGLVTFSGPETVQVPAQTGAQEVRLTPGTYGINADPIGAYVPTVSVSTLVVDSTTNTVVTINYAVPKGSINVQVTGLPATYTGGSSIRVSGPESATIPAANGGATLLLVPGQYTVQADDAGTYKPTISTTTLQVDSNKTTTVTINYADSTPPVPGGPPLPGDPVVPVPGGPPIPGGPPAPTDGNFALYFYDPGNTFDLSPLFIWQYRLGSLYRTLTVTSASTVLTLDPKDTYVVQTPSREAQESCEYPIGNPEDMHCFITSTAITSIPDFKRDVQVMNLTTFRGIKNGVVLIGIDKRGGGRGGQGGCAYPNYYDEVTKQCLRPKGF encoded by the coding sequence ATGCGTCATCCCCCAGATAAAACGCGTGGCTTCACGCTCATCGAGGTCCTGGTCGCCATCGCGCTCCTCGCCGGCCTCTTCTACAGCGTCGGACCGCTCCTGACCCGCAGCACCCAGGCCAACCGCCAGACAGTCCTCGCTGCAGGAGCCAACAGCAGCATCACCCGGCTCGGCGAACAGATCGCACAGGACATCCGCGGCGGCGAAACCCTCCTCGCCAGCGCCAGCGTCAATAGCCTGGACATGTACAAGCTCCGCCAGGAGATCGTCTTCGACCTCAACCGCGGCCACGACCGCTATCAGGGCAAGACCCTCCACATCCTCAACAACGCCTTCGCGAGCTACGTCGGCAAGGACGTCATGATCGTCGGCAGCCAGGGCGAGTACATGCCCACCCGTGTTGTCTCCAGTACGCCTGACGGCACCGGCAGCGTGGTCGAGTTCAGCTGCAACATGAACATGCCGGGCGGGATCACTGCCTTCACCTATGGTCAACTCAAGCTGGAGAAGACCGCTCAGGGCCTGGTGCGCACCAAGACGGACAACGGGGTCTCTGCTGCCCAGGTTGTCGCCACCAACGTCGACAAGCTCGTGTTTGAACCCACCTACGGCGCTGCCGCTGGGCGCTTCACGGCCACGGCAAAGGCGCCTGCGCCTCGATTGAGCAACCAGAAGCTCGACGGGGTCAACTACGCGATCACCAGTAGCGACGAGCAGCCCGTGATGGCCGCCGGCTATGTGCAGCTGGGCCTGCCGGGGATCTACCCCTGGCCCTGCAACGCCAACCCGGTCGCCCCCCCCAACAATCTGGGCAAGCTGGGCCTGAACGTCACCCTGAACGAGGAACTGGTCGGTCCGGCGACCCTGCGGCCGAGGGTCTACGTGCGCGGACCAGGCCTGTCGACCACCAAGACGACGTTCGGTGCGCAGGTGTACGACAAAATCGCGGCCGGCACGTACATCGGGAGTGCTGACCCCATCACTGTCGGGAACATCATCTACGACCCGCGCGTCGCCCGCAGCCCGGCCAAGATCGGCAACGGCCTGCAGGAAACCATCTTCGTGGACTACACCGTCCGCAAGGGTCGAGTAGTCGTCCAGGTCAGCGGTCTCCCCACTCCGCCCCCTGCGAGCGGCTTGGTGACCTTCAGCGGCCCGGAGACGGTACAGGTACCGGCCCAGACCGGCGCACAGGAAGTTCGACTCACCCCTGGGACCTATGGGATCAACGCGGACCCGATTGGAGCCTACGTGCCCACGGTCAGTGTCTCGACGCTCGTTGTTGACAGCACCACCAACACGGTCGTGACGATCAATTACGCCGTGCCGAAGGGTTCGATCAACGTACAGGTTACGGGTCTGCCTGCGACGTACACGGGTGGTTCGTCGATTCGGGTGAGTGGGCCAGAGAGTGCCACGATCCCCGCCGCCAACGGTGGTGCCACGCTCCTGCTCGTGCCGGGGCAATACACCGTCCAAGCTGACGATGCTGGTACTTACAAGCCCACAATTAGTACGACCACCCTTCAGGTCGACAGCAATAAGACCACTACTGTCACCATCAACTACGCCGATAGCACGCCTCCAGTCCCTGGAGGGCCGCCTCTGCCAGGTGATCCCGTTGTACCTGTTCCTGGTGGACCACCAATCCCTGGCGGCCCTCCAGCGCCGACTGATGGCAACTTCGCACTGTACTTCTATGATCCAGGTAATACTTTCGATCTAAGTCCGTTATTTATCTGGCAGTATAGGTTGGGTAGTCTATACAGAACTTTGACAGTAACGAGCGCGTCTACAGTCTTAACTCTTGATCCCAAAGATACCTATGTGGTTCAGACACCTAGTCGAGAAGCACAGGAAAGTTGTGAATATCCTATTGGAAATCCAGAAGACATGCATTGCTTTATCACCAGCACTGCTATAACCTCAATACCTGATTTTAAAAGGGATGTTCAAGTCATGAATTTAACTACGTTTAGAGGGATTAAAAATGGAGTCGTTCTAATAGGCATAGACAAACGGGGTGGTGGCCGGGGCGGACAAGGTGGCTGTGCTTACCCCAACTATTACGACGAAGTGACCAAACAATGTCTAAGACCTAAAGGCTTTTGA
- a CDS encoding CAP domain-containing protein produces the protein MKRLPLLLCAGLVLGLSACTDIKPPTNPPITIPPTTELPPTDTPPPTNPPTDPPTTPPTNPPTNPPTNPPSTAPFLPTAGAAVGSGNGTPEGTIYVSPSAQEIEVLNLINEVRTTGKINGVDAIAGTCAANNFSPRNPLTYNGVLSFMSRKHAEYMSNVGYEFHNETATNSSYFYGASPTERKVRAYRELGVNEVGYIGEIVITGRNSTESAVRDWMLSPGHCTAIMYPSFTSFGAGHSYATPDVSNNKWGNSWTAVMY, from the coding sequence ATGAAACGACTGCCCCTCCTGCTCTGCGCTGGCCTGGTGCTCGGCCTGAGCGCCTGCACCGATATCAAACCTCCTACGAATCCACCTATCACCATACCCCCCACGACTGAGCTGCCTCCAACGGATACCCCCCCACCCACTAATCCTCCGACGGACCCGCCAACAACCCCTCCGACGAATCCCCCGACGAATCCCCCGACGAATCCTCCTTCGACGGCACCCTTCCTACCGACAGCCGGTGCTGCTGTGGGATCTGGTAACGGGACCCCAGAAGGCACGATTTACGTTTCGCCTTCCGCGCAAGAAATCGAAGTTCTTAACCTAATCAATGAAGTTCGTACTACCGGGAAAATCAATGGCGTAGATGCTATTGCTGGGACGTGTGCGGCCAATAACTTTTCGCCGCGCAATCCTCTGACATACAATGGCGTTCTGTCGTTTATGTCACGTAAGCACGCTGAATACATGAGCAATGTAGGCTATGAGTTCCATAATGAAACTGCTACGAACAGCTCTTACTTTTATGGCGCAAGTCCTACCGAAAGAAAGGTTCGAGCCTACAGGGAACTGGGCGTGAACGAAGTTGGCTACATTGGGGAAATAGTCATCACGGGCCGTAACTCTACGGAAAGCGCCGTAAGAGATTGGATGTTAAGCCCTGGACACTGTACGGCTATTATGTATCCCTCTTTCACAAGCTTTGGAGCTGGCCATAGCTACGCTACGCCGGATGTAAGTAATAATAAGTGGGGAAATTCTTGGACCGCTGTAATGTACTAA